In the genome of Leptospira inadai serovar Lyme str. 10, one region contains:
- a CDS encoding DUF1801 domain-containing protein: MAESKTKPGNESVSDFLKNVGDESVRTSCKKIYEIMKRVSKEKPVLWGGTMIGFGKYHYVYESGRQGDMFLVGFSPRKSNITIYIMPGFKEYEDLLGKLGKYKTGKGCLYLRTIRDVNVPVLEELIKKSFQQMRKKYPK; encoded by the coding sequence ATGGCCGAATCGAAAACGAAGCCTGGGAATGAAAGTGTTTCGGATTTTCTTAAAAATGTAGGGGATGAAAGTGTCCGTACAAGTTGCAAAAAGATTTATGAAATTATGAAACGAGTGAGCAAGGAAAAACCGGTCTTATGGGGAGGTACGATGATCGGTTTCGGTAAATACCATTATGTATATGAAAGCGGTCGGCAAGGAGACATGTTTCTTGTAGGGTTTTCCCCCAGGAAAAGTAATATCACCATCTATATTATGCCTGGATTTAAGGAGTACGAGGATCTACTAGGCAAACTTGGAAAATACAAAACGGGAAAGGGTTGCTTATACCTAAGGACGATCCGTGACGTGAATGTTCCCGTTTTGGAGGAGCTCATCAAAAAATCCTTCCAGCAAATGAGAAAAAAATACCCGAAATAA
- a CDS encoding dihydrofolate reductase family protein — protein sequence MRKVSLLAHASLDGFVGGPNGEMDWISHDDEIFRYVTEHFKSVDTCLYGRVVYQMMESYWPTVSKNPAATKMELHHADWVENIQKIVFSTTLEKAEWNNTRLVKSNVAEEISKLKKQPGKNMMIFGSPRLTHSFMQMGLIDEFVININPVILGNGIPLFKESKDKIDLKLINSTTFKCGVVGLHLGQRTIGA from the coding sequence ATGAGAAAAGTAAGCTTACTAGCTCATGCGTCATTAGATGGCTTTGTCGGAGGGCCGAACGGGGAAATGGATTGGATTTCGCATGATGATGAAATTTTCCGATATGTCACCGAGCATTTTAAATCGGTTGATACCTGTCTGTACGGTCGCGTCGTTTATCAAATGATGGAAAGCTATTGGCCGACCGTGTCGAAAAATCCGGCAGCGACAAAAATGGAACTCCATCATGCCGATTGGGTGGAGAATATTCAGAAAATTGTTTTTTCTACGACTCTCGAAAAAGCGGAATGGAATAACACAAGATTAGTAAAAAGTAATGTTGCGGAAGAAATTTCGAAACTCAAAAAACAACCCGGGAAAAATATGATGATATTCGGCAGCCCCAGACTGACTCATTCCTTTATGCAGATGGGACTGATTGACGAGTTTGTGATCAATATCAATCCTGTCATCTTGGGCAATGGAATCCCGTTATTTAAAGAGAGTAAGGATAAGATCGATTTAAAACTGATAAATTCTACTACATTCAAATGCGGAGTCGTCGGGCTACACTTGGGTCAAAGGACGATAGGAGCATAA
- a CDS encoding amidohydrolase family protein: MSLFDAHFHIIDPQFPLVPNHGFLPEPFTITDYKAKAYPLGIGGGAIVSGSFQAFDQTYLLHALSVLGKKFVGVTQLPAITSDQEIFLLADAGVRAIRFNVRRGGSEELSKIREMAARVYDLAGWHVELYIDAKEIDDFLEGVLLSLPKVSIDHMGLSKEGLPTILKLAKKGVRIKASGFGRVDFDVQSALRSIADANPESLLFGTDLPSTRAAVPFTEKDLNLIRDTFDGDLLAKVLSKNARKFYGISS; encoded by the coding sequence ATGTCCTTATTTGATGCTCATTTTCATATCATCGATCCGCAATTCCCGTTAGTTCCGAATCACGGTTTTTTACCGGAACCTTTTACTATCACCGATTACAAAGCTAAGGCTTATCCGCTCGGAATCGGCGGCGGAGCGATAGTGTCGGGATCGTTTCAGGCATTCGATCAAACATATTTGTTACATGCATTAAGTGTTCTCGGGAAAAAATTCGTAGGCGTTACTCAATTACCGGCAATCACGTCCGATCAGGAAATATTTTTACTTGCGGACGCAGGGGTGAGGGCGATTCGATTTAATGTAAGGAGAGGGGGCTCCGAGGAGTTGTCGAAAATTAGGGAAATGGCCGCCCGAGTATACGATCTGGCCGGTTGGCATGTTGAACTTTATATTGATGCTAAAGAGATCGACGATTTTTTAGAGGGAGTCCTGCTTTCTTTACCGAAAGTTTCGATAGATCATATGGGTCTCTCCAAGGAAGGACTCCCTACGATTTTGAAATTGGCGAAGAAGGGGGTTAGAATTAAAGCCAGCGGTTTTGGGCGAGTCGATTTCGATGTACAATCCGCATTGAGAAGTATCGCCGATGCGAATCCGGAAAGTTTACTTTTCGGTACCGACCTTCCGTCTACTCGCGCAGCAGTTCCTTTTACCGAAAAAGATTTAAATTTGATTCGAGATACGTTCGACGGCGATCTGCTAGCTAAAGTTCTTTCTAAGAATGCCAGAAAGTTTTACGGAATCTCATCCTAA
- a CDS encoding DUF3995 domain-containing protein, translating into MPDFISLILTAIFLFLGCIHLYWVFGGNWGSDSVVPQLELEGRPAFIPGVGITFLMVLIFWSIAALILAFSGFFQTPIERKIYRWCIAAVSAIFFLRAFGDFRYVGFFKKVRGTKFAYWDTRVYSPLCLLIGILTFYLAITQ; encoded by the coding sequence ATGCCGGATTTTATTTCTCTTATTCTGACTGCAATTTTCCTGTTTCTAGGATGCATCCATTTGTATTGGGTTTTTGGCGGGAACTGGGGGTCGGATTCGGTCGTACCTCAGCTAGAATTGGAAGGTCGACCGGCTTTTATACCCGGAGTCGGCATCACATTTCTAATGGTGTTGATTTTTTGGTCGATTGCTGCCCTTATTCTAGCCTTTTCAGGATTCTTTCAGACTCCGATCGAACGTAAAATATATCGGTGGTGCATAGCCGCGGTATCCGCGATTTTTTTTCTTAGGGCATTCGGTGATTTTCGTTATGTAGGTTTCTTTAAAAAAGTTAGAGGAACGAAATTCGCTTATTGGGATACACGCGTATATTCGCCGCTTTGCCTTTTAATAGGAATTTTGACTTTCTATTTGGCGATTACTCAATAA
- a CDS encoding tetratricopeptide repeat protein: MEKKNAPRKIPNKRKIFTEILKENYTFALTLIDRELSEHGKDPELLYNFAVCCSRTGNHKKCVSVLENLLEEFPRFGERDNAFRMIIFSLISVGKHKEALDKTEERLKLAVDDILLLSLKASALEKSGDIKSAIETHLRILRLRPDHKNSLNSLAYLLISKREPSPEELRTATESIKRLIQLEPDNPAYLDSFGVLLDKTGKTEEARKAFEKALQKAPSEDIILEHLKKVSKSPEQGA, translated from the coding sequence ATGGAAAAGAAGAATGCGCCTCGAAAAATTCCGAATAAAAGAAAGATCTTTACGGAGATCTTAAAGGAAAATTATACGTTCGCGTTAACTCTCATTGATCGGGAACTTTCGGAGCACGGAAAAGATCCCGAACTATTGTATAATTTCGCCGTATGTTGCTCCAGAACCGGCAATCACAAGAAATGCGTTTCCGTTTTAGAAAATCTTCTGGAAGAATTCCCGCGATTCGGCGAAAGAGACAATGCATTCCGAATGATCATATTTTCCTTGATTTCCGTCGGAAAGCATAAGGAAGCTTTGGACAAGACCGAAGAAAGATTGAAACTCGCAGTCGATGATATTCTTTTACTTTCGTTAAAAGCTTCCGCTCTGGAAAAGTCCGGCGATATAAAATCCGCGATCGAAACGCATTTAAGAATTCTTCGATTGCGTCCGGATCACAAGAACAGCCTAAATTCGCTTGCATATCTCCTAATCTCGAAAAGAGAACCAAGTCCCGAGGAACTTCGGACTGCGACGGAAAGTATAAAACGGTTAATCCAGTTAGAGCCGGACAATCCCGCCTACTTGGATTCTTTCGGCGTGCTTCTGGATAAAACGGGAAAAACCGAGGAAGCGAGAAAGGCCTTTGAAAAGGCGTTACAAAAGGCCCCCTCCGAAGATATAATTCTCGAACACCTTAAAAAAGTATCTAAAAGCCCTGAACAAGGAGCTTGA
- the surE gene encoding 5'/3'-nucleotidase SurE, with product MNILITNDDGISSNGILALEKILGKDHTTYLIAPLKEKSAKSMALSIYDSLRVEKINDNHYIVDGYPVDCVNIGVHGKIFPPIDVVISGINRGVNLGHDIHYSGTVGAARHGAIHKILSLAISSGNLDKSHDYIREAELVRDILKNWKDALIPEIVYNINIPAEFEHSLASIEVVRLGKRTYVDTYHKNIIVNGISEFYLGGSELGYIRETGTDFDTFYRNKVSLTPLSLDQTDFEQLSDFKNKIRLPFQ from the coding sequence ATGAATATTCTAATAACAAACGATGATGGAATCTCCTCCAACGGAATCTTAGCCTTAGAAAAGATTTTGGGTAAAGATCATACGACATACCTAATCGCGCCTTTAAAAGAGAAATCGGCCAAATCGATGGCTTTGAGTATCTACGACTCTCTTCGTGTGGAGAAGATCAACGACAATCATTATATCGTGGACGGCTACCCCGTCGATTGCGTCAATATCGGTGTCCACGGGAAAATTTTCCCTCCTATCGATGTCGTGATTTCCGGGATCAATCGCGGCGTTAATTTGGGCCACGATATCCATTATTCCGGAACGGTCGGAGCGGCCAGGCACGGGGCGATTCATAAGATTTTGAGCTTAGCGATAAGTTCCGGTAACCTGGACAAATCCCATGACTATATTCGAGAAGCCGAACTGGTCCGCGATATACTTAAAAATTGGAAGGATGCTTTAATCCCGGAAATCGTGTATAATATTAACATTCCCGCCGAATTCGAACACTCTTTGGCCTCGATAGAAGTCGTTCGATTGGGAAAAAGAACGTACGTGGACACATATCATAAAAATATAATTGTTAACGGAATTTCCGAATTCTATTTAGGAGGATCCGAATTAGGTTATATTCGGGAAACCGGAACCGATTTCGATACATTCTATCGAAATAAGGTTTCGCTAACGCCCTTAAGTTTGGATCAAACCGATTTTGAACAATTAAGTGATTTTAAAAATAAAATCCGGCTTCCTTTTCAATAA
- a CDS encoding LA_0442/LA_0875 N-terminal domain-containing protein, translating to MNIKLNISLFLFLVLNLTTYSLSAETILLRDGTMLIGDVKGQDAKSLTLKTRQGERIIEKISILKVLYNKISRKEADKIIEEERKLSANQTNSIEPNTIDEIALKDREIADLKQKLDAERKKGEANQKPFQEKSNHTLEFTVRRADYTYNPEEYDYIKNTANYNVGFSDLSSREKIFPVFGFMYWNKNYKIGFDLSYYQIVLTDSTFNAYTYLFPISSLIIPTHLNFPPLTRTDYQADVFKFWNPTAWWTVGAGGGLRAIDTKQSTQAGLSYTNVENRTYGPQAEILTRFDIWDRLRIDVKGKYFHSEGKQIFEAEAITLFPPSYVKAYGPDGVRARFVGYEYDIGLSVRIFGDIYLSFGYNRTFSTFTRVHSYSIAIPYSVMFQNNLNNMQFGSGHNDEIRGYYTGITVRTN from the coding sequence ATGAATATAAAATTAAACATTTCTCTTTTCCTGTTTTTAGTTCTGAACCTTACTACCTATTCTTTGTCAGCCGAGACCATCCTTTTGAGAGACGGCACTATGCTTATCGGGGACGTAAAGGGTCAGGATGCTAAAAGTCTGACCCTGAAGACGAGGCAAGGTGAGAGGATAATCGAGAAAATCTCGATTCTAAAAGTTTTATATAATAAGATAAGCAGAAAGGAGGCCGATAAAATTATAGAAGAAGAAAGAAAACTTTCCGCCAATCAGACAAATTCGATCGAACCGAATACGATTGACGAAATAGCTCTAAAGGATCGCGAAATTGCGGATTTAAAGCAAAAACTGGACGCGGAGCGGAAGAAAGGGGAGGCAAACCAAAAACCGTTTCAGGAAAAATCGAATCATACTCTGGAATTCACGGTTAGAAGAGCGGATTATACGTACAATCCGGAAGAATACGACTACATAAAGAATACAGCCAACTATAACGTAGGTTTTTCGGATCTAAGTTCCAGAGAGAAAATTTTTCCCGTTTTCGGTTTTATGTATTGGAACAAAAATTATAAAATCGGTTTCGATCTGTCCTATTATCAAATTGTTCTCACAGACTCCACTTTCAATGCATACACCTATCTTTTTCCGATTTCATCGCTTATTATTCCTACACATTTGAATTTTCCTCCTTTGACAAGAACGGATTATCAAGCGGATGTTTTTAAATTTTGGAATCCGACTGCCTGGTGGACAGTAGGAGCAGGCGGAGGGCTTCGAGCGATAGATACTAAGCAATCCACTCAAGCCGGGCTTTCTTATACAAACGTCGAAAATCGGACCTACGGTCCTCAAGCCGAAATTCTAACCCGTTTCGATATCTGGGATAGGCTTCGGATCGACGTGAAAGGAAAATATTTTCATTCGGAAGGTAAGCAGATCTTTGAAGCGGAGGCGATCACACTTTTTCCCCCGTCCTATGTAAAGGCCTACGGCCCGGACGGAGTCCGAGCGCGGTTCGTAGGTTACGAGTATGATATCGGGCTTTCAGTCCGAATATTCGGCGATATTTATCTGTCCTTCGGCTATAATCGAACGTTTTCCACCTTTACTAGAGTTCATAGCTATTCAATAGCGATTCCATACAGCGTAATGTTTCAAAATAATTTAAATAATATGCAATTCGGATCCGGCCATAACGATGAAATTCGAGGGTATTATACCGGAATCACGGTACGTACCAATTGA
- a CDS encoding Acg family FMN-binding oxidoreductase encodes MNRLSRKMFLRQSIGLGIVLTVPQFLEYCSSLSDRNFGPAGNNPFKNSEEMGFSKPILNALNIGITAPNPHNVQPWKFEILDDHTANLYVDERRLLKDTDPPSRQIHIGQGTFLETLAIGASRFGYKAEFAIFPNGKYTAADIGKKPIAKIRLEKTSSIPADPLADYIPKRATNRSVYFGDSLNENDFSNLIVDAKLRFSQAHFVKERESAELRKSTISAMEIETNTYNTYEESRIWFRYNDDEINSERDGLSLRGSGVSGLKYFVVRNFFLKPGKDSWHSESNRKAGLDMFIEQVNSSKGFIYLKTSQNRILDWILVGRDYVRLQLAATKYGFVVHPLSQILQEYSEMNALRGRFENEMQLKEGEKIQMLVRIGKSDYEFFSPRRNLKNMIAG; translated from the coding sequence ATGAATCGGCTTTCGCGTAAGATGTTTCTTCGTCAATCAATCGGTTTGGGAATCGTTTTGACCGTCCCCCAATTTCTAGAATATTGCTCCTCTCTTTCGGATCGAAACTTCGGGCCGGCAGGAAATAACCCGTTCAAAAATTCCGAAGAGATGGGTTTTAGTAAGCCCATTTTAAACGCTCTTAATATCGGAATCACGGCCCCGAATCCGCATAATGTTCAACCTTGGAAATTCGAAATCTTAGACGATCATACGGCGAATTTGTATGTCGATGAACGTAGACTATTAAAAGATACCGACCCGCCATCAAGACAAATTCATATCGGCCAGGGTACCTTCTTAGAGACGTTAGCGATCGGAGCTAGTCGATTCGGATATAAAGCGGAATTCGCTATTTTTCCGAACGGCAAATATACCGCCGCGGATATAGGAAAGAAACCGATCGCGAAAATACGTCTGGAAAAAACGTCGAGCATTCCTGCCGATCCGCTCGCCGATTATATCCCGAAACGAGCGACAAATCGGAGCGTTTATTTCGGAGATTCTCTGAATGAAAATGATTTTTCAAATCTCATCGTCGACGCTAAATTACGATTCTCGCAAGCTCATTTCGTGAAGGAAAGGGAATCCGCGGAACTTAGAAAGTCGACGATTTCTGCTATGGAAATCGAAACGAATACTTACAATACGTACGAAGAATCCAGAATTTGGTTCCGTTACAACGACGATGAGATCAATTCGGAGCGGGACGGTTTATCTTTACGAGGCTCGGGGGTCTCGGGACTTAAATATTTCGTCGTAAGAAATTTCTTTCTGAAGCCCGGTAAGGATAGCTGGCATTCGGAGAGTAATCGGAAAGCCGGTCTTGATATGTTTATCGAACAGGTAAATAGCTCGAAAGGCTTTATCTATTTAAAGACGTCTCAGAATAGGATTTTGGATTGGATTCTCGTAGGAAGAGATTACGTGCGATTGCAATTGGCGGCGACCAAATACGGATTCGTGGTCCATCCTTTGAGTCAGATTCTCCAGGAATATTCGGAAATGAACGCTCTTCGAGGACGGTTTGAAAACGAAATGCAATTGAAGGAGGGGGAGAAAATTCAAATGTTAGTTCGAATCGGAAAAAGCGATTACGAGTTTTTTAGTCCCAGAAGAAATTTGAAAAATATGATCGCCGGGTAA
- the sppA gene encoding signal peptide peptidase SppA produces the protein MDRNRLALAVTFVITVLALFVGLINLVSSITLSKLTRIDGGAGGFGTERIGAALIKIEGEIHSGHSGYDSAGAQTILEQLRSIEEDPNIVGILVEINSPGGSVGASQEIYRELMYLRKEKNKKVVVSMKDIAASGGYYIAAAADKIFALGGTLTGSIGVIAIAPNIKGLLDRYGVKVRTFKEGKYKDSLSLFRDNTAEEDAMIQKMLADTYEEFIEDVSKGRNQTVKFVQSLAEGRIYSGQDAFRNKLIDDIGGRREAVVELSKLCNYEGTIPLYEEEPNPLDRFFQLFQAKTGVFSGEKALLEELKRSPVLVLYPQAMAW, from the coding sequence GTGGATCGAAACCGTCTCGCTTTAGCCGTAACATTTGTCATAACCGTCCTGGCCTTATTTGTAGGTCTAATTAATCTCGTATCGAGTATCACCCTGTCGAAACTCACTCGCATAGATGGCGGCGCCGGCGGATTCGGCACCGAACGAATCGGAGCCGCTTTGATTAAGATAGAGGGCGAAATTCATTCGGGACACTCCGGCTATGACAGCGCCGGAGCTCAAACGATACTCGAACAACTCCGTTCGATAGAAGAAGATCCTAATATCGTCGGTATCTTGGTGGAAATAAATTCTCCCGGAGGAAGCGTGGGAGCTTCGCAGGAAATTTATCGGGAATTAATGTATCTTAGAAAAGAAAAGAATAAGAAGGTCGTCGTCTCCATGAAGGATATTGCGGCTTCCGGCGGTTATTATATAGCTGCCGCTGCGGATAAGATCTTTGCCTTAGGCGGGACTTTAACCGGCTCGATCGGAGTCATCGCGATAGCCCCCAACATTAAAGGATTATTGGATCGATACGGAGTTAAAGTAAGAACCTTTAAGGAAGGGAAATACAAGGATTCATTATCCTTATTCCGGGACAACACTGCGGAAGAAGACGCGATGATCCAGAAAATGCTCGCCGATACGTACGAGGAATTTATCGAAGACGTTTCCAAAGGGAGAAATCAGACCGTTAAGTTCGTTCAATCGTTAGCGGAAGGAAGAATCTATTCCGGACAGGATGCATTTCGAAATAAGCTCATCGACGATATCGGCGGTCGTAGAGAAGCAGTAGTGGAACTTTCTAAATTATGCAATTACGAGGGGACCATTCCTCTTTACGAAGAGGAGCCCAATCCTTTGGATCGTTTTTTCCAATTATTTCAGGCAAAGACCGGAGTTTTTTCCGGAGAAAAAGCCCTCTTAGAAGAATTAAAACGATCTCCGGTTCTGGTTTTATACCCGCAAGCCATGGCGTGGTAA
- the bla gene encoding subclass B1 metallo-beta-lactamase encodes MRIAIAIALLFPWQLGSDDLKIRVSPLTENFYVHTSYHIIDDLPFPSNGLIIATKSGAILIDTAWGNEQTVQILLWIKENLKMPVRLAILTHFHDDRAGGIQELKNRNIPSYANRRTIQKMKSLNLPVPDRLLKDEMNFRMDDLVFKVLYPGHGHTEDNIVVWFPVSKVLFGGCLVKSPQAKSLGNSRDANLVEWAKAIRSLERSFSNAKFVIPGHEAWGGPEAFRRTLELLSDNRF; translated from the coding sequence ATGAGAATCGCCATCGCGATCGCCTTATTGTTTCCTTGGCAACTAGGATCCGACGATTTGAAAATCCGCGTGAGTCCGCTTACCGAGAATTTTTACGTTCATACTTCCTACCATATAATCGACGACTTACCCTTTCCTTCCAACGGTTTAATCATTGCGACGAAGTCCGGAGCGATTCTTATCGATACCGCTTGGGGAAATGAGCAGACGGTCCAGATTCTGCTTTGGATTAAAGAGAATTTAAAAATGCCCGTTCGCTTAGCGATTCTGACGCATTTTCATGACGATCGAGCGGGGGGCATTCAAGAATTAAAGAATCGAAATATTCCAAGTTATGCAAATCGAAGAACGATCCAAAAAATGAAATCGCTTAACTTACCCGTTCCTGATCGACTGTTGAAGGATGAAATGAACTTTCGAATGGACGATCTCGTATTCAAAGTTCTTTATCCCGGTCATGGTCATACCGAAGATAATATAGTAGTTTGGTTTCCCGTGTCGAAGGTCCTTTTCGGCGGCTGTCTAGTCAAGAGTCCGCAGGCGAAAAGCCTCGGAAATAGCAGGGATGCAAATCTGGTCGAATGGGCAAAAGCTATACGGTCCTTAGAGAGGTCTTTTTCAAACGCGAAATTCGTAATACCGGGACACGAAGCATGGGGAGGTCCTGAAGCGTTTCGAAGAACTTTAGAATTATTGTCCGACAATCGATTTTAA